One stretch of Planococcus sp. PAMC 21323 DNA includes these proteins:
- a CDS encoding enoyl-CoA hydratase: protein MEFISWKKEDGVAVATINRPPANALSRSLIMEVDELLNQVENDDEVRVVVLHGEGRFFSAGADIKEFTQVSSGEEFTKLSASGQKVFERVETFHKPVIAAIHGAALGGGLELAMSCHMRFVTENAKLGLPELQLGLIPGFAGTQRLPRYVGAAKAAEMLLTSDPITGTEAAQYGLANRAYAEEDLLSETLTIARKIAKKSPVSVKAAIQMLQYTKHASYYEGVDAEAQSFGTVFVSEDAKEGIQAFLEKREAQFKGK from the coding sequence ATGGAATTTATTAGTTGGAAAAAAGAAGATGGTGTAGCTGTTGCGACGATTAACCGTCCGCCAGCAAATGCGCTATCGCGTTCACTTATTATGGAAGTCGATGAATTGTTGAATCAAGTAGAGAATGATGATGAAGTTCGTGTCGTTGTCTTACACGGAGAAGGAAGGTTCTTTTCCGCGGGCGCAGACATTAAAGAATTTACGCAAGTATCTTCAGGAGAAGAATTTACAAAGTTATCGGCGAGTGGCCAGAAAGTTTTTGAACGAGTTGAAACTTTCCATAAACCAGTCATAGCGGCGATCCACGGAGCGGCTTTAGGTGGTGGATTGGAGTTGGCAATGAGTTGTCACATGCGATTTGTCACTGAAAATGCTAAACTAGGATTACCGGAACTTCAATTAGGATTGATTCCCGGTTTTGCTGGAACACAACGCCTGCCAAGATATGTGGGTGCAGCTAAAGCAGCTGAAATGTTATTAACGAGTGATCCAATCACTGGAACAGAAGCCGCGCAATATGGATTGGCTAACCGTGCATATGCAGAAGAAGACTTACTTTCGGAAACGCTTACAATTGCACGCAAAATTGCGAAGAAAAGTCCTGTTTCTGTTAAAGCGGCAATTCAAATGTTGCAGTACACTAAACATGCATCTTATTATGAAGGTGTAGATGCAGAAGCGCAGTCTTTTGGAACAGTATTTGTTTCAGAAGATGCAAAAGAAGGAATCCAGGCATTTCTGGAAAAACGCGAAGCACAATTTAAAGGGAAATAA
- a CDS encoding DUF350 domain-containing protein, with protein sequence MTETGFWTHPLVETAGYFSVVVLCLIVAMVIFEMVTKYNNWEQIKKGNLSVAMATGGKIFGVTNIFRFSIEQHNSLFEMVAWGLYGFALLVFAYILFEFLTPKFKVDEEIERDNRSVGFISLTISVGLSFVIGASIQ encoded by the coding sequence ATGACAGAAACAGGATTTTGGACTCACCCTTTAGTCGAGACAGCTGGCTATTTTAGTGTAGTTGTTTTGTGTTTAATCGTTGCCATGGTAATTTTTGAAATGGTGACAAAGTACAATAACTGGGAACAAATCAAAAAAGGTAATTTATCCGTAGCAATGGCTACTGGAGGAAAAATATTTGGTGTTACCAATATCTTTCGTTTTTCAATCGAACAACATAATTCATTGTTCGAAATGGTCGCATGGGGCCTATACGGCTTTGCCTTGTTAGTATTTGCTTATATTTTATTTGAATTCTTAACACCGAAATTTAAAGTGGATGAAGAAATTGAACGGGATAATCGCTCAGTTGGCTTTATTTCGCTGACCATTTCTGTCGGTTTGTCGTTTGTTATAGGGGCTAGTATTCAGTAG
- a CDS encoding TetR/AcrR family transcriptional regulator codes for MEKKNKPKYKQIIDAAVIVIAENGYHQAQVSKIAKQAGVADGTIYLYFENKEDILISVFQDKMGLFVDKLEQIIERDLSAATKLGLMIESHFNLLASDIHLAIVTQLELRQSNHELRTKINNVLREYLKLMDKILIQGMDNDEFDKNMDIRLARQMVFGTMDETITTWVMNEHKYNLVELAPQVQRLLLKGMQA; via the coding sequence TTGGAGAAGAAAAACAAGCCGAAATATAAGCAAATTATTGACGCGGCAGTTATTGTTATTGCGGAAAATGGCTATCATCAAGCGCAAGTTTCAAAAATCGCTAAACAAGCAGGTGTAGCTGACGGAACAATATATTTATATTTTGAAAATAAGGAAGATATTTTAATATCTGTTTTTCAGGATAAAATGGGCCTTTTCGTCGATAAGTTAGAACAAATTATAGAGCGGGATTTGAGTGCTGCAACAAAGTTAGGACTTATGATTGAAAGCCATTTTAATCTGTTAGCAAGTGATATTCATTTAGCGATCGTAACACAATTAGAATTGCGTCAGTCAAACCATGAGCTTCGCACGAAAATCAATAATGTTCTCCGGGAGTATTTGAAACTAATGGATAAAATTTTGATTCAAGGAATGGATAACGACGAATTTGATAAAAACATGGATATTCGTTTAGCTAGACAGATGGTTTTTGGTACAATGGATGAGACCATTACAACGTGGGTCATGAATGAACATAAATACAATTTAGTCGAACTCGCACCACAAGTTCAACGGTTGCTGCTTAAAGGCATGCAAGCTTAA
- a CDS encoding endonuclease MutS2: MIAERALRTLEFYKIRDEVAKYCTSSLGKAHVDNLLPSTDINKVNRLLEQMDEGAQVLRVKNNVPMGGIFDIRLQARRAQIGGSLSPMELMEVSSTVRASRILRQFFETIQEEGVVQIPHFIEKKESMPILTALEHAINICIDDNGGVLDSASSELRSIRQQLRTQESRVRERLESLVRGKNASKMLSDSIVTIRNDRFVIPVKQEYRSHYGGIVHDQSSSGQTLFIEPDSVVQANNEVRRLKMKEKEEIDRILLILSAQVQEVAHELFVLVDVLGEVDLILAKAKYGSAHKGTKPTMNTEGYINLKKARHPMIPKDEVVPNDIEFGRDITAIVITGPNTGGKTVTLKTVGLATLMAQSGLPVPALDGSELAVFDQIFADIGDEQSIEQSLSTFSSHMVNIVDILTKFDENSLVIFDELGAGTDPQEGAALAISLLDEVHGRGARVIATTHYPELKAYGYNRPGVANASVEFDVETLSPTYRLLIGVPGRSNAFEISKRLGLPEHIISHAKSFTGTDSKAVDSMIASLEKSRREAEQDAERTQEVLSESEQLKKELAQQLEEYEQQKEQREEKAKEKARKIVDQARAEAESVISELRKMQLNQGSSVKEHELINAKKRLEDAMPENRILKKAAKDNAAKPLQPNDEVKVISFGQKGTLVEKVSKNEWIVQIGILKMKLPESDLSFTKPEKQKETRTMATLKDRDSHVKMELDLRGERYEDALARVEKYLDDALLSNYHQVSIIHGKGTGALRQGVQQYLKKHPRVKSYRFGEAGEGGSGVTVAELK; the protein is encoded by the coding sequence ATGATCGCTGAACGCGCATTAAGAACACTTGAATTTTATAAAATCCGAGATGAAGTAGCGAAGTATTGCACTTCGTCACTCGGAAAAGCACATGTAGACAATTTATTGCCGTCTACTGATATAAACAAAGTTAATCGATTGTTAGAACAAATGGACGAAGGCGCACAAGTATTGCGTGTGAAAAATAATGTCCCAATGGGCGGCATTTTTGATATTCGCCTTCAAGCGAGAAGAGCGCAAATTGGCGGTAGCCTGAGTCCAATGGAATTGATGGAAGTTTCCTCTACTGTTCGCGCGAGCCGTATTTTACGCCAGTTTTTCGAAACTATTCAAGAAGAAGGCGTTGTACAGATCCCGCATTTTATAGAGAAAAAAGAATCGATGCCCATTTTAACTGCACTTGAACATGCCATCAATATTTGTATTGATGACAACGGCGGTGTTTTGGATAGTGCTAGTTCAGAGTTACGCTCAATTCGTCAGCAATTACGCACGCAAGAAAGCCGTGTTCGTGAACGACTGGAAAGTTTAGTTCGAGGTAAAAATGCATCGAAAATGTTATCGGATTCGATTGTGACAATTCGCAATGACCGTTTTGTTATTCCCGTCAAACAAGAATATCGCAGCCATTACGGCGGAATTGTTCATGACCAATCGTCATCTGGTCAAACCTTATTTATTGAACCCGATTCTGTCGTACAAGCCAATAACGAAGTACGTCGCTTAAAAATGAAAGAAAAAGAAGAAATTGATCGTATTTTATTGATACTGTCCGCACAAGTACAAGAAGTAGCACACGAATTATTCGTACTAGTCGATGTGCTTGGTGAAGTCGATTTGATTTTAGCAAAAGCAAAATACGGTTCTGCACATAAAGGTACAAAACCAACCATGAATACAGAAGGCTATATTAACTTGAAAAAAGCGCGTCACCCAATGATTCCAAAAGATGAAGTGGTGCCCAATGATATTGAATTTGGACGAGACATTACGGCTATTGTGATTACTGGACCAAACACCGGCGGTAAGACGGTAACCTTGAAAACGGTTGGACTTGCAACATTAATGGCGCAATCTGGTTTGCCCGTACCAGCACTTGATGGTTCTGAACTTGCTGTATTCGATCAAATATTTGCAGATATCGGTGATGAGCAGTCGATTGAACAAAGTTTAAGTACATTCTCATCTCATATGGTTAACATTGTTGATATTTTGACGAAGTTTGACGAAAACTCACTTGTTATATTTGATGAGCTTGGAGCGGGTACAGATCCTCAAGAAGGAGCAGCACTTGCGATTTCCTTATTAGATGAAGTTCATGGCAGAGGTGCGCGAGTTATCGCAACAACGCATTATCCAGAACTTAAAGCATATGGATATAATCGCCCGGGTGTTGCAAATGCCAGTGTAGAATTTGATGTGGAAACATTGAGCCCAACATATCGGTTATTGATCGGTGTACCAGGACGAAGCAATGCATTTGAAATTTCGAAGCGTCTTGGATTGCCAGAGCATATTATTAGCCACGCGAAGAGTTTTACAGGAACCGATAGTAAAGCAGTGGATTCAATGATTGCATCTCTTGAAAAAAGTCGTCGTGAAGCAGAACAAGATGCGGAGCGTACGCAAGAAGTCTTATCAGAATCAGAGCAATTGAAAAAAGAGTTGGCTCAGCAACTTGAAGAATACGAGCAACAAAAAGAACAACGAGAAGAAAAAGCAAAAGAAAAAGCGCGAAAAATTGTGGACCAAGCTAGAGCAGAAGCAGAAAGTGTTATTTCGGAATTACGTAAAATGCAACTCAATCAAGGCTCATCTGTCAAAGAGCATGAATTGATCAATGCGAAAAAACGATTAGAAGACGCTATGCCTGAAAATCGCATTTTGAAAAAAGCAGCAAAAGACAATGCGGCAAAGCCATTGCAGCCTAATGATGAAGTTAAAGTTATTTCTTTCGGTCAAAAAGGAACCTTGGTTGAAAAAGTATCTAAAAATGAATGGATTGTCCAAATTGGTATTTTGAAGATGAAACTACCTGAATCCGATTTGTCATTCACAAAACCAGAAAAGCAAAAAGAAACGCGGACTATGGCAACATTAAAAGATCGCGATAGCCATGTGAAAATGGAGCTTGATTTGCGTGGTGAACGATACGAAGATGCATTAGCACGTGTTGAAAAATACTTAGACGATGCGTTATTATCAAACTACCACCAAGTATCGATTATTCACGGAAAAGGAACGGGGGCACTTCGTCAAGGTGTTCAGCAATATTTGAAAAAACACCCGCGCGTAAAAAGTTATCGTTTTGGTGAAGCAGGAGAAGGCGGCTCTGGTGTAACTGTCGCTGAATTAAAGTAA
- a CDS encoding AMP-binding protein, with product MTEKPWLAHYPPEVPHTLTYPSMAVQEYLTQSYKKYPQKTAIHFMGKELSYEELYQSSMKFANYLQKLGIQKGDRVSIMLPNCPQAVISFYGILYAGGIVVMTNPLYTEREIVYQMKDSGAKAIISLDILFPRISKALKETELENVIITGIKDYLAFPKNLVYPFIQKKQYGMTVKVEHRGMNHLFTEIMKTAQPTVRETSFDFEEDLALLQYTGGTTGSPKGVMLTHKNLISNATMCDSWLYKCKKGEETIMGIIPLFHVYGLTTVLILSVMLGNKMVLLPKFDPETALKTINKQKPTLFPGAPTLYIGLMSHPDIAKYDLSSIEACMSGSAPLPIEIQEKFEELTGGKLVEGYGLTETSPVTHSNLVWGERIKGSVGIPYPDTDSKIFQTGTTTPIPNGEIGEIAIKGPQVMKGYWNKPEETAATIVDGWLLTGDLGYMDESGHFFIVDRKKDMIIAGGFNIYPREIEEVLYEHEAIQECVVAGIPDPYRGETVKAYIVLKEGYTVTEEELDVHCREQLASFKVPRIYEFRKELPKTAIGKILRRSLVDEEVAKQNEAITS from the coding sequence ATGACTGAAAAGCCTTGGCTCGCGCATTATCCACCAGAAGTGCCCCATACGCTTACCTATCCAAGCATGGCTGTGCAAGAATATTTAACACAGTCATACAAGAAATACCCACAAAAAACAGCTATACATTTTATGGGGAAAGAACTTTCTTATGAGGAACTTTATCAGTCGTCTATGAAGTTCGCCAACTATCTCCAAAAACTAGGAATCCAAAAAGGAGATCGCGTTTCGATTATGTTGCCGAACTGTCCACAGGCAGTAATTAGTTTTTACGGCATCTTGTATGCTGGGGGAATTGTAGTTATGACAAACCCACTTTATACTGAACGCGAAATCGTCTATCAAATGAAGGATTCGGGAGCAAAAGCAATTATTAGCTTAGATATTTTATTCCCAAGGATTTCGAAAGCGCTAAAAGAAACCGAGTTGGAAAATGTGATTATAACGGGTATTAAAGATTACTTAGCCTTCCCGAAAAACCTAGTTTATCCATTTATCCAGAAAAAACAATACGGCATGACGGTTAAGGTCGAGCATAGAGGCATGAATCATTTGTTTACTGAAATCATGAAAACGGCTCAACCAACTGTTAGAGAGACATCCTTTGATTTTGAAGAAGATCTAGCTTTATTGCAATATACAGGAGGGACAACCGGTTCTCCAAAAGGCGTTATGTTGACGCACAAAAATTTAATCAGCAATGCGACAATGTGTGATAGCTGGCTATATAAATGCAAGAAAGGCGAAGAAACCATAATGGGTATTATCCCATTATTCCACGTATATGGCTTAACGACGGTATTAATCCTTTCGGTGATGCTAGGAAATAAAATGGTGTTATTGCCAAAATTTGATCCAGAAACGGCATTGAAAACAATTAATAAGCAAAAGCCTACGTTGTTCCCAGGTGCACCAACTTTGTATATCGGCTTAATGAGTCATCCGGATATTGCGAAATACGACTTGTCTTCTATCGAAGCTTGTATGAGTGGTTCAGCACCGCTACCTATAGAAATACAAGAAAAATTTGAAGAATTAACAGGTGGGAAATTAGTAGAAGGATATGGCTTAACGGAAACTTCTCCTGTTACACATTCTAATTTAGTTTGGGGCGAACGGATAAAAGGATCTGTCGGTATTCCATATCCGGATACAGATAGTAAGATTTTCCAGACAGGCACTACTACCCCAATTCCAAATGGTGAAATCGGTGAAATTGCGATTAAAGGTCCGCAAGTTATGAAAGGATATTGGAATAAGCCTGAAGAAACGGCTGCAACTATTGTTGACGGATGGTTGTTAACTGGAGATCTTGGCTATATGGATGAAAGCGGACATTTCTTTATTGTCGACCGTAAAAAAGACATGATCATCGCTGGAGGATTTAACATTTATCCACGTGAAATTGAAGAAGTGCTATATGAGCACGAGGCCATTCAAGAATGTGTCGTAGCAGGAATCCCGGATCCATATCGGGGTGAAACGGTAAAAGCATATATTGTGTTGAAAGAGGGATATACTGTAACGGAAGAAGAACTCGATGTGCATTGCCGTGAGCAGTTAGCATCATTTAAAGTGCCGCGTATATATGAATTCCGCAAAGAATTACCGAAAACAGCGATTGGTAAGATTCTACGTCGTTCATTAGTAGACGAAGAAGTAGCAAAACAAAACGAAGCAATAACTTCATAA